In a single window of the Gossypium hirsutum isolate 1008001.06 chromosome A13, Gossypium_hirsutum_v2.1, whole genome shotgun sequence genome:
- the LOC107894407 gene encoding uncharacterized protein, translating into MGSMPNLDMSETLTTPKAETRSQSCLVRDDALSQAMLRVLEMVVGPCFGSESPGSVTERLWSNGTELFKGVTRVATTVAEYWLKATERITNNIDCTHELPSEEIYGASYVDARRREFMNLAQGDRTVAEYEVEFLRLCQYARWMVAAEYKKCVYFEDGLKDNLRVLIALQRERKFTVLVDNDKIIEEVKCVERQNTD; encoded by the exons ATGGGCAGTATGCCTAATTTGGATATGAGCGAGACTTTGACTACACCTAAAGCTGAGACTAGGTCTCAAAGTTGCTTGGTTAGGGACGAtgcattgtcccaagccatgcttaGAGTGTTGGAGATGGTCGTTGGACCCTGTTTTGGTTCTGAGAGCCCTGGGTCAGTAACTGAACGACTTTGGTCTAATGGTACTGAGCTGTTTAAGGGCGTCACTAGAGTCGCCACGACtgtggctgaatactggttgaAAGCCACTGAGAGGATAACGAATAATATTGATTGCACCCATGA GCTGCCTTCAGAAGAAATATATGGGGCGAGTTATGTTGATGCTCGCAGACGTGAATTCATGAACCTCGCTCAAGGGGATAGGactgtggctgagtatgaggtcgAATTTCTTAGATTGTGTCAATATGCTCGTTGGATGGTGGCAGCTGAGTATAAGAAATGTGTCTATTTTGAGGATGGTCTAAAAGATAATCTGAGAGTCCTGATTGCTCTGCAGAGGGAGCGGAAGTTTACCGTTTTGGTAGACAATGATAAGATCATCGAAGAGGTTAAGTGTGTTGAGCGCCAGAATACAGACTAA